One Effusibacillus pohliae DSM 22757 DNA segment encodes these proteins:
- the gcvH gene encoding glycine cleavage system protein GcvH, whose translation MSNLPQELKYSKEHEWVRVEGDKAYIGITDFAQSELGDIVFVELPEVGDEVVQNSTFGTVESVKTVSDLYAPVSGKIIEVNTALADSPEKVNESPYGDGWMLVVEMKDPGELDHLLTAEQYAEIIKG comes from the coding sequence ATGAGCAATCTGCCGCAAGAGTTAAAGTATTCGAAAGAACATGAATGGGTTCGCGTGGAAGGCGACAAAGCGTACATAGGAATTACCGATTTTGCCCAGTCGGAACTGGGTGACATCGTGTTTGTCGAGCTGCCGGAGGTCGGCGACGAAGTGGTGCAAAACTCCACGTTCGGAACCGTCGAGTCCGTTAAAACCGTGTCAGACCTGTATGCCCCCGTCAGCGGCAAAATCATCGAGGTCAACACGGCGCTGGCCGATTCGCCGGAAAAAGTGAACGAATCTCCTTACGGTGATGGCTGGATGCTGGTCGTCGAGATGAAAGATCCCGGAGAACTCGATCATCTGCTGACCGCGGAGCAATACGCGGAGATTATCAAGGGGTAA
- a CDS encoding lipoate--protein ligase family protein, which produces METWRLLPTGRFSPAENMALDEAILIAHSQGLVPPTVRFYGWDPPTLSIGYFQRIAEVDRAALQANGLGLVRRPTGGRAVLHDREVTYSIVVSESHPMMPRSVNESYRVLSMGLVEGFRNLGLEARMVSLASAEERQKHESPGSAACFDSPSWYELVVEGRKVTGSAQTRQRGVILQHGSILLDLDADLLFSVLYFSSDRLRERLKAQFLQKAVSIKQVSGRDVSFEEAEAAFRSGFAKGLGVELVDGRLTPQENRIMRELVATKYGNPEWNEKR; this is translated from the coding sequence TTGGAAACGTGGCGGTTGTTGCCGACAGGCCGATTTTCGCCGGCGGAAAATATGGCGCTTGACGAAGCGATCCTGATTGCCCACAGCCAGGGGCTGGTTCCTCCGACGGTCCGGTTTTACGGCTGGGATCCGCCCACTTTGTCGATCGGCTATTTTCAACGGATCGCGGAGGTCGACCGGGCGGCGCTCCAGGCGAATGGGCTGGGATTGGTGCGCCGTCCCACCGGCGGACGGGCCGTGCTGCATGACCGGGAAGTCACCTATTCGATCGTCGTGTCCGAATCGCATCCGATGATGCCGCGATCGGTCAATGAGTCCTACCGCGTCTTGTCGATGGGGCTGGTGGAAGGGTTCCGCAATTTGGGACTGGAAGCCCGGATGGTATCGCTGGCGTCGGCAGAGGAACGGCAAAAACATGAGTCGCCCGGATCGGCCGCCTGTTTTGATTCGCCCTCCTGGTATGAACTGGTCGTGGAGGGCAGAAAGGTGACGGGCAGCGCCCAGACCCGGCAGCGCGGCGTGATTTTGCAGCACGGTTCGATTTTATTGGATCTGGATGCGGATTTGCTGTTCTCCGTTCTCTATTTTTCATCCGACCGGCTGCGGGAACGGCTGAAAGCCCAATTTTTGCAAAAGGCCGTGTCGATCAAACAGGTGAGCGGGCGGGACGTCTCATTCGAGGAAGCGGAAGCCGCGTTTCGTTCCGGTTTTGCGAAAGGGTTGGGTGTTGAGTTGGTCGACGGCCGGTTGACGCCGCAAGAAAACCGCATCATGCGGGAA